The DNA window AATCTCTTTTACAAAAAGCCCTTTACCCCCAACTTTAGATAACGTTACATCTAAGATTTGGTCCCCTTTTGTAACAATTTCTTTCACTTCAAATTCAAAGGGAGCTCCCATATCTTTCATTTGTTGAATAAACCAGTTGGTTTGTGTCAGAGCTAATTTACTTCTTCTAGAACCTACGATAATTTTACGCATTATTTCGCTACCTCTCTTTAATACCATAAATGGAATTGTGATAATTGACTACCCAATAAAAAATTTATTAAGACAAATAAAAATGCATATATGTGAATCCAGGCATAGTTTGTCCCGATAATAGTTGCTCGTTTCCTAAGTAATAGCACAACAATATAAATAACTAATACTATAAAGGAATTGACAATCTTGAAATCAAAAATAGAGAACATTTCTATTGATACATATCCCCATTGTAACCCTAGAACTAAACTTACAAACAATAAAGGAATGCCAGTCACAATGGACATTGTCATGCCATTCTCCGCTTGATTCAGGGAGGGTAATCTTGAAAATTGCTTAGTCCACTTTTTCTTTTTTAAAACTCGAAACAATATCAAGTATAAAGTAGAAAAAACAAACGCTAAAGCAAAAGCTGCATATGCTAAAAATGCAAACGTGATATGAATAAATAATAATTCAGATCGAAGTGCATCACCAACATGAGACTGTTCCATTTGATTTGGTGCAAATGTGTGGATGGTCATAAAGATGAACCCAATCATATTCAAAAAGAATGCTGGCAAATCTAAACGAAATACGAATTGTAGCACAAGTGACAACAAAATAATTAGCCATGCATAAAAGTAAATCCCCTCAAATAAGGAGAGTATTGGAAAGCGCTTCATTTCCACCATATACATAACCAAAAACACCGTTTGCAATAACCACACAATGGAGAGCAGCCCCACTGCAATGCGATGAGCTAGACGCTCTTTGTTCAAATAATCAATAAAATAAAAAACAAGGCTTACGGATTGGAGGATGACCATAATCTCGTGTAGCCTTGTCATCGTCAAATCAGCCATACTATTCTCCCTTTACACAATAAAAAGGCGTTTCATATATCTATTAGTTTCCATAAGATACAAAAACGCCTCCTTTTACTTAGTTTAATGACAAATTTCCTTCTAAATCTTTTGATTCCACCAGTGACTGCTTTAAATTAATTTTCGCTCTTTCTGCTTGAACGACAATTTCATTTTGCACATCTTCTTCAATTCCGAAAATCTGTTGGAATAGTTGAAGCTGGTCAGCTGACCCTTTTGCTGTAGATAATTCTTTTACCTGCAAGATTGGATCTTTTAAAAATTGATTAATAATCGATTTCGTATGCTTATTTAGAATTTTGCGTTCGCGATCGGTTAAATTTGGCATTTTATTTTCAATAGAATTCATCGTTTCTGTTTGAATTCTATTCGCTTTTTGGCGCAACGCCGAAATAATTGGTACGACCCCAAGTGTTGTTACCCAATCATTAAATTGAACAATTTCCGCTTCAATCATTTTATTAATTTGTGCTGCAGCACGTTCACGTTCTGCTAAGTTTGCTTCTACAATTCCTTGTAAATCGTCGATGTCGTATAAGAATACATTTGGTAAATCACCAATACGTGGATCTAAATCACGAGGTACAGCAATATCGACCATAAATAACGGTTTCCCTTTACGCAAGCGATCAACAAATTGCATTAATTCAAAGTCAATAACATATTCTGTTGCGCCTGTTGAACTGATTAGAATATCAGCATCGAGCAATGCACATTGAAGCTCGTCCATTGGCTTGGCGTTTCCATCAAACTTAGACGCAAGCTCTTTCGCTTTTTCAAATGTACGGTTAATTACCGTCACTTGTCCTGCACCACTCCCGTGCAAGTTTTGAATCGCAAGTTCTCCCATTTTCCCTGCACCTAAAATCACAATATGCTTATGATTTAAAGAACCGAAAATTTTCTTCCCTAGTTCTACTGCTGCATAAGAAACTGAAACAGCATTTTCACCAATTGCCGTTTCCGCATGGGCACGTTTTGCAAACGTCACTGCTTGTTTAAATAATTGGTTGAAAACAGTACCTGTTGTTCCATTTTCTTGTCCATTTAGAAAGCTCTTTTTTACTTGTCCTAGAATTTGTGTTTCACCAAGTACCATCGAATCAACGCCTGCTGTTACACGAAATAAATGATTATTCG is part of the Psychrobacillus sp. FSL H8-0483 genome and encodes:
- the ccsA gene encoding cytochrome c biogenesis protein CcsA; amino-acid sequence: MADLTMTRLHEIMVILQSVSLVFYFIDYLNKERLAHRIAVGLLSIVWLLQTVFLVMYMVEMKRFPILSLFEGIYFYAWLIILLSLVLQFVFRLDLPAFFLNMIGFIFMTIHTFAPNQMEQSHVGDALRSELLFIHITFAFLAYAAFALAFVFSTLYLILFRVLKKKKWTKQFSRLPSLNQAENGMTMSIVTGIPLLFVSLVLGLQWGYVSIEMFSIFDFKIVNSFIVLVIYIVVLLLRKRATIIGTNYAWIHIYAFLFVLINFLLGSQLSQFHLWY
- the hemA gene encoding glutamyl-tRNA reductase, giving the protein MHTIVVGVNYRTAPVEIREKLSFVENELPNAMQALQDQKSVLENVIVSTCNRTEIYATVDQLHTGKYYVKQFLANWFDIPLEDLSSYLFIHEDDQANNHLFRVTAGVDSMVLGETQILGQVKKSFLNGQENGTTGTVFNQLFKQAVTFAKRAHAETAIGENAVSVSYAAVELGKKIFGSLNHKHIVILGAGKMGELAIQNLHGSGAGQVTVINRTFEKAKELASKFDGNAKPMDELQCALLDADILISSTGATEYVIDFELMQFVDRLRKGKPLFMVDIAVPRDLDPRIGDLPNVFLYDIDDLQGIVEANLAERERAAAQINKMIEAEIVQFNDWVTTLGVVPIISALRQKANRIQTETMNSIENKMPNLTDRERKILNKHTKSIINQFLKDPILQVKELSTAKGSADQLQLFQQIFGIEEDVQNEIVVQAERAKINLKQSLVESKDLEGNLSLN